AGATTATGAACCGACGCTACCAATTGACCGCTTCAAGGCGAAAGCAGGCGGGCTTCACAATGGTCGAGGGCATGCTGGTGCTCCTTCTCTTCGCGATAGGCCTGGGAGCATGGCTCTGGAACCAGACCGACTACATGGCCACGCTCACAAGCCGCCAAGCGGCATTTCATCAAAAACAGGTGGGCAACGCCGCTGCGGCATACGTCAAAAACAACTATGCATCTCTTCTGGCTGCTACCGCCGGCGGTCCTGTCACGATCTCACTGGACACGATCCGCAACGCTGGGAACCTGCCCGCCGCCCTGCCCGCGCTCAATCCTTACGGCCAGGCCTATACGCTCGCAGTACGCCGCGTAACGCAGGGTGGCCAGAACATTCTCGAAGCACTCCTGGTGACAGGTGGCGGCGACATTCCGGAACAAGACCTGCGTCGTACCGCTGCATTGCTGGAGGGAGGCGGGTTCGTTCTCGCGCGCCAGCCCGCCATAGCTCAAGGCTCAATGGGAAGCTGGCAGGTGCCGGTTTCCGGCTTCGGACTGGCATTGCCCGGCGGCAACTTGGCCACCGCGCTGTTCTTCAACAGCGCCGGCCAGGTTACGGACTATCTCTATCGAAATTCGGTCGCTGGGAGGCCAGAGGTCAACCGGATGAACACGAGTATCGACATGAATGGCAATGACCTCAATAACACACGCACCGTTCGCACTCAGACCGTGGAGGCCTCCGGCAATATCAATACTAAGAGCGCACTGGTAATACAGAACGCTGACGGATCTACCCGTAGCGGCTGGTATACAGCAGGCAACGATGGCTGGCTTCGCGTTCTAAATGACAATCATGTGGTCACTGCAGGCGAAGTCCGCGGCGGGGCACTACGTTCGATGGGCCAAACCTATTCTCACGGACGCCTCAACGCCTACGAATACGTGTACGTCGGCGGGGTCGCCAACGAAGGCTGGGCATGCGAAGCAAACGGCCTGGTGGCCAGGACGGGAATCGGTGAACCCCTATCCTGCCAGGCCGGAGTGTGGCGAAAGTCTGGCGGAGGACAATTTCGCTGCGAGTACTACTTCGCGGGACGTGCCGATAATTACCTCCCTACGGACAACTCTTGGTGCCCGGCCGGCATGATCGTAACCAGCGTAACCAGCGCAGGCAGGAACCAGAATTTCTACAACGTCATGGGAAAGAGCCTGTACGCGGGCAACGTCGGGCACGGCTACACGTGCTGCGGGATCTCTTGACCACCTCCGGCGGCGACCCCGTCCCAAAGGACGCACAGCTATGAGCATACTGATGATTCCGCTGCTGGCGCTGTTCATCCTAATTGCATCTCTGGCCTCCACGTCGGAGCAGACTACGTTGGATATGCAGCAGCAGCACGAGGCGGTCGTGTCCGGAGGCAGTCTGCGCATCTACGCGAATTCAGTAGCCAGGTTTGCAAAATCTAACCCAACGTTTTCTGGATCAGCCCCGTCCACGGCGCTCGACCTTCCGACCTGGTTCAGCCCACAGTTCGGCACGGGCAATGTCGTTGTGGGTGGCACCGCCTACATCTACTTTCTTCCAGGCGGACGCGCGGTAGATCTATACCGGATGTTCCCGGACGACGAGGATGGCCTGCCGATTCTCTTTGGCGTCGCCAGGAGCGGTATTCTGAGCTCGCCTTCTGGCGGGGCGGCAGTCCTTTCGTTGCCGCCCGGTGTGCCCGACGGGGCGATTGTGTACGTCCTTTAACCGCAAGGCCAACAAAAACCCCCGTCCGGCGGTGCCGGGCGGGGGTTGGAGCGCTTCATGCGCTAAGGTTGCGAGCGTTACGGGCCGCTGCTGGCCTGGGATAGCGGATAGGGTTGGCGCCCGAGTAAGCTTGACTATAGGCTTGCCACAGACGACGAAGTCGCCTCTGGCAAGCCTACTCGGGCCAAGTGTGCCCTGCCCTGGACAGAGCCGGGATCGGAAGAGAGAGCCGCGGCCGGTTCAGGGCCGCGACGGGTAGCTCAATTTCGATCGAGGAACGCCAATTCACCGAATCGACTGAGGGTGGAGGACACTGCTTTTTTCATCTGGCCTGTTCAGCAGCCTAACCAGATATTCGGGATGCGCCTTTTTGAGTGCGGCGCGCACTGAACAACCTGCGAAGTCTTCTTCAATATGCACCACCGGCGCACATTGAAGAAAACTCCACGTGTGTGGAGTTTCCGGGGTTGGCTAGGACTCAGTTGTCATCCGTGCCAGTTCGAACGCCATCGGCCGAAGCCTCGGGTTCAACGTACTGATAAACCATCACGCCATCAACTTTCGCCATGTGGATCTTCAGTAAGCGGCCCTTGAGGACCACCCCTGTTTGACCGGCACGGGTGCCGCTCGTGATCTTGTAGGTGTCGATGTACGGATCGCCGATGGTCACGGACGCCAGGACCTTGCGGCTGGAGTCGTTCGCGGCTTCTTGAAGCTTTTCGCTCATGACCTTGATGGCGTCTTTGCCGACGACCTTTACGTCGCAATTGAGCCAGGTGAGTGAATCCGCACTGCCTTCCTGCGCCTCACCGTGAAAGATGCTGATGCTGCACGCAAGGAACGGAGCACCTTTCTTGGGCTTAACTTCGCGAACACGACGAACATAGCCGAGGCCACGAAGATGAGCATCGAAGTACTTGGGGGTGTTTGCTTGAGCCATGACGGATCTCCTAAAGAAAAGGGGAACCGCCGCCCCATTCGGGGAGGAAAGTTCCCCGATGGGCTGAAAAGACACTCCTGGTCGCTAGGACCTGCGGTCACCGAATGGTGGAGCCAAACCGCAGTGCTACAAAAGATTCCGACATAAGCTGTCGGACGGCTTTCTAGCCGACATCTTACGTTTCGGCGATGAAGAAATCAATGGAATTTCCTGCAGCACCACACCAATTTTCGAGAGAGAGGAAAGTCCCTCACTCCGGACTCGGAGCCTTAAAGGAAAGTATGGTCGCGGGAGCTCGGCGCGGCAGCAAGTCTCGGCACGGGTCGACCGACGTCAGTTCCGCCGCCGGCACCGTTTCGACAGCGCGCACTTCGCACCCTTCGCTGTCCAGCGTCACTGTTTCGACTTCTCGGCTATCCCCACATTCAGCGAGGATTGACACGTCACCAAGACGTTCGTGTCTTGCCTGAGTTCCAGCACGGCACTTGCTTGCCCAGGGAGAAATAATGTTCATTGCGAGTTCCTTCATCGAGGTTGTTCACCTGTGGGCGGCAGTGGCCCCAGCCGGAGATCGTTATAGCCGACAGGCCGCGCTGGCACTGGCCCGCCTTGTTGTAGGACCGGAGCTGCAGCGCCGTTTTGAACCTCCGAAGCACTCCAGTCGAGGTTGGATTCAACTTCGTCGCCGTCGCCCTCGTCGCCAGAGGCGGTTGGTGGGCTTTGGACGGGTATGTGGTCGGAGTCGGACCCTGCCGCTGCGAGAACAGACGATCGAACGACATCAACGCGGCCTGCAGGCAGCAGCACGGAGAAGCGGTCCGGCCTGCCAGGTACAAAAACGTAGTTGCCTCGCACCTCGGCATCTCCCCGAGCCCCTCCTGGCAGTTCAATTGGCACCGACCGCAGCTTCGACGGCAACGGCTGGTCCAGGACCAGAATGATTTTTCCATGGTCACCAAATGCGCGTACCGCAACGTGGCCGCCGTCCGAACTGACCGTGTAGTCGAAGTCCAATCCCTCCGGCGCGACATGCAGGGCACCGGAGGTTGTCGCGCAACCAGACAGTGCGATCACCGCGACCAGGCCGAGCCCCGCAAACACCGATCGTGTCACGTACTTCGGGATTGAAAATACGGAGTTCAAGTTTATTCCTAAGCCACGGCAAAACAGGACGCTGCCACCGCAGCACCGCAACCATCATAGAGCGGCGGCAAGCTCCAAAAAAGCTCGGTAGCCCTCTTGCCAAACCGTTGAGATTGTGTGTAGGATTCCGCCCAGTATGCCCGTCAGAGCTCATCTGGCATCTTTTGCAGTGCTGCGGTTTGGCTCCACCATTCGGTGACCGCAGGTCCTAGCGACCAGGAGTGTCTTTTCAGCCCATCGGGGAACTTTCCTCCCCGAATGGGGCGGCGGTTCCCCTTTTTCATTCAGGAGAACCGACATGAGTTCAACGTTCAGCGTTGCAAGCCTTTCTATCGCCTTTGGCATCTGCGTCGGCGCCATTGTCTGGGGGGCTATTTCCCTGGCACCGCGGGCCTACGTGGCCGTGCGCGCATGCGCCCACGGCTTCACGCATAGCCGAGGCAACACCCGACGTGCGGCTATTGTCACCTCGATCGCGGTGACCGGCCTTCTCGCCGGATGTGCAAATCAGAGCGCCTCAGGCGGCGTGTACAGCTACCAGCAAGCTCAGCAGGTGCAGCAGGTCCAATCGGGGACGGTCATTTCGGCACGACCAATCACCATTCAGGCCGGCTACAACTCCGGGGCAGGCATGGCAGCAGGTTCCGCACTAGGCGGATTGGCGGGCAGCGCCATCGGAAACCACAAGGGGTCCTATGTCGCGGCAGCCATAGGCGCGCTCATCGGCGGTATCGCCGGCAATTCTGTCGAACGCAAGGTGTCCGAAGCCGCTGGCATCGAAGTCGTTGTACGACTCGATAGTGGTCAAACCCAAGCAATCGCGCAGGAGGCTGACATCCCGCTCAAGCCTGGCCAACGGGTCCAAGTCCTGAGCGGTGCCGGCGCAGTTCGCGTCATCCCGATTTAAACCCAAGCAGTGGCGCCCATTGGACGCCCTGCTCCTTCCCCTACCGGGCCCACGCCCGAACGGGCGAGTGGGCTCTTCTTCGGAGCTTGCGATGAGCAATCATTTCTTCAAAACCCTGCACAACGGCCATGCCATCACGGTCAATCTAGGCTGGGACCGCCCCATGGGCCATTTCTTCCTGGTCATACCGAAGCCGGTCGAGCTTCTTGACACTGATCCGGATGCAGACGACGACGGCGAATTCGGCGGCGACTTCCTTTATTCAAATCTTTACGAGCGAAATCCCTTTGGGTTGGACCTCGATTACTTCCGCGGAGTCTTGCATCGACTCGGCATTACCCTTCCCGAGAGCATGTACGTCGAGGTGCTTGCGGATCGTCGCAATAACGTGGGCAACCGCCTCGTCACACACCAGGCGGATGGCACGTTCTCCGAACATCCGATCTAAGACTGCTGTTCTCATTGACCCATCGGGGCCTCCCGATTGGGGGGCCTCCCTCTTAAAGGCCCAACTATGCCTCACCACTCAAACCGAGAAAGAATGACAAACGTTGAGTGCGTCACGGACTTAATGGAGTTCTCCTCCTATGGCCCGCTCGCTCAAATGTTTGTCGTAGACGCGCTCCTCAAGCACGCGACGAGCGTCGCGAAGTTCAGCGACGAAGATCTCCAAAACTGGCCTGAGAATCATCTCATCCACCCCCATTCATGGAGAGGTGTTGCGCAAGAAATCAAAACGAAACTTGAGCAGCACCTCAACCCCGACGCATCTTCGGAAGTGACGTAAAAATTCTGGAAACTGCCACAGGAACCGCGAATTCGTAGGGCCTGACGCAATCCAGTCCATCCCTCGCGCGGGTTTGCATTCCCGCGCAGCCCCTCTCATTCATCTTGGCCCCTAAGGGGCCGCTTTTTTTTCTGGAGCAACACCATGATCAAGATCCCCGGCACGCTGGAGGTCAAGACGATTCGAGGCGGCAACGGCGACTTCAATGTCGGTGAGCTGCAAACCGCAATCGGTGAATTCAAAATCAAGGACAAGATCTTGGAGCAGTTTCAGTCGGGCTCCTACCCCGGCGAGTTTCTAATCTCGAAGATCTATCCGCACTCATACACGTGGTACGGGAAGATCACAATTGAGATTCGCGCCATGCTCGCGGACGTGATGCTAGACAGCGACGACCCTGGCGACTCGGAGATTGCCACTCAGGCGACCGAGCCCGATCCAGCGGATGAAGAACGCAGTTCCCCATCGATCGCTACGCAGAGCGAGGCCGCAACTCCAAAGGTCTTGTCGGCGGAAGAGGCCCCTCCTCCTCCCGCAGCGAGCGCTCCACTTGCGACCGCCGAGCAGCCCACGGCGTCAAGCGTGCCCTTCGAGGACAGCGAGCTCTTGGAAGTCTTCGGCGCTGAGCTTACGGAGCTGATCAAAGCCCGGCAGCCAGTAAAGCTAGATCCGTCGGTCGACCGCGCGCTGTTCCGGTCGCAGCGCGATTGGCTCGGGAAGCGACTCAACTACAGCTTCCGTGCTGCATCTCAAACCTGGCACGTCAAATAACACCAATCCCTCGATGCGCAGGTCCGGCTTCAGCCGGCCCGCGCTTCAAACCTCCACTACAGGCAGAACCCCATGGCACTTATCTTTCCTAGGCTCGCGCAGAACTTCATTCGCAACGGCTATTTTCCAACCGACGAGGAGACACTGAAGCGAGTTTGCTCCGCCCTTGAGCTGCTCGATCCTGATGCGGGGGCAAGGCTCTATGACCCCTGCTGCGGAGAAGGAAGCGCCCTTAACTGGGTGGCTTCCGCTCTGGACGCGTTTCATGCCTCAAAGTCCACAGTGACGTATGGCGTCGAATTTGACCGGAGCCGCGCCTGGCACGCAAAGGAGCTCCTCTCGTCAGCACTTCACGCTGATGTCCACGATGTGTTTGTATCAGCGCGGTCTATGAGCCTCCTGTTCTTAAATCCCCCTTATGGAGCCGTGGTGGCCGACAAGGGGCACACTGGCGACCGGCACTATGACCGCTTGGAAAAGGTCTTCTACCAGGCCGCGGTGCCATCGCTCGCTTTCGGCGGCGTGCTGGTCTTGATCGTCCCACACTATGTGATGGACAAGCAATTTGCGACCATGATCTCCCGGAACTTTGAAGGGGTGCGGGCCCACTTGGCGCCTGAGCAGGAGTTTCGGCAGCTTGTCGTCTTCGGTGTAAAGAGGCGTTCCGACTCACCTGACCCCAATGTTGTGAAAAGGTTGGTCGAAATTGGGCAAGGAGCACTTCCGTCCGAGCTACCCGCTGAATGGACCACTGCACCCTATCTTGTGCCGCACGTTGCCGGTCAGCTCGCATTTCTGTCCACGAAAATCGACGCCGAACAGTTACGTGACGAGCTTCAACGCATAGCACCTTCGACTTTATGGCCGCAGCTCGGACGCTTCTTTTCGACCGGTGAAGTCACTCATCGACGCCCGCTCTGCAACCTCTCTGACTGGCATCTTGCGCTTGCGCTCGCGGCCGGACAGATAAGTGGCGTAGTGGAGGGCGACGACGGGACCAAGCTGCTTATCCGGGGAGACACGATCAAGGTCAAAGTCCAGGAAGTTCAGCTTGAAGAAGCCAGCAATGGCGATGTTCGCACCACGATCGTGATGCGCGACAAGTTCGTACCGACCATCGTCGGAATCGACTTCACGCCAGGAGCGCGCTTGGGCCGTCTGGTCAACATCCGGTGACTCAAGCCTTATTGAAACAGCCCCTCGCGTTCGCGAGGGCGCTGCCCTAAGCGTATCTCCATGCACTTAGGCCAGCGTTCCACGAAGCCCAGCGTTACTGGGCCGTCGCCGGCGTAACCGGCATCCTTTTGGTTCGGCTCCATGGGCTTTTGCCCAGGCCAAGGTCCTCCAGACCTGGAGTGTTTTCTTAACCCTTGCGGGCAACCTCCCGCAGGGTGCCCGCTGTCGCTTGGATATGACCAATGACAACGCCCTCAAATTTCATCGTAACTTTCGAAGTCGCGTATCGGCATCTCATAAAGGTCGGCGTAGAAGCGCCGAACGATCTAGCCGCATTGCAGCAACCCGAAGCGGCTTTCGGGAATGCCACACTATGGGCAGAAGATTCCCCGCAAAAACTCCTTCATGATGACTTCCATGAGGATGGGGAATGCGTGAACCGATACGTTACCTATTTGGGAAGCGCCCCGCTTCCGTCTCCGGACGCAAGCGTTCAGGAATTTGAGCTCCATTCGAGGGCCCGAAGCCTTCTTCAGTTCTGCCGCATGGTTTCTGATGCCGCACCTTCATTAACCGAGCAAGTCGTCGATCTCGACCGCCTGCTTGAGGTAAGGCTGTCTGCACGCTCGATTCAGCAGATTCGCGAGCTGTTGCCGTACTTGGCTTCTATCGAGCTCGCATCCTAACTGTGACCCGTTGCGATTGATCTAAATTCTGGAGCGCATCTATGATGTTCCGCATTCGCGAACTGCAAGATCTATTTGTAGACGCCTGCGTGAGGTTTCCTAACGGAGACCTTGCTTTTCTGTCGTTCTATGGCCGTGATGGGTCCGCGCAGCAGCTCTTCGCATCGCTGCAACTTGGCGTTCAAGAGGGAGGCCTGCGTCAATTGACACTGATGACGACCTCATCAGCCGTTGAAACCGTAGTCTCTGTCGGAGATGTGAAGCGGCTCGAAAAGCATTCGGGCAGACTGCCTAAGCAAACTCTCTTCGGCGGGCTCCTGCACTGCTGGATCTATGACCCCGCATTGTTGAAGCCGTCCCGAGCTACGCGTAGTGGCTGGGTGCTACGCGACGTTGGTGGCGACGAGCCACCGGGCGCTGCTGCAGACCTGGTATGGGACCTGATCAAGCAGGTCTCTGACGTCCCACTTTTGGATCACTGGCGGGACTTCCTTTTAGGAGAACTAAGCACAGACCTACTGGCCGACTTGAATGATGAGGCCTGCCGGCCTGTCGGAAGGATTAGTCCCACTTTCGTACGTCTTCCCACGGACTTTTCGAGGCGAATTTCTTCTTACGTCCGCAATGGACATCTGACACTTCACCCTAGCGCTTAACAGCGTCTTCTCTTCCCTTCCGGGACACCTTCCCGGAAGGGGAGTTGGTGTCTCTCAATCCCCTTTTCTTGGAGCACCATTATGAACGCGATCGTTGACGACGAAGTTGTCGCATTGGAAGAAGCCCAGCTTGATGAAACCGATCACATCCCCCTTCCGGAGTTCATCAGCAAATTTGGCGCTGGCCTGTTGCAGGCCGTCCGAGCGCAGAACCCCCCTATATTTGACGAAGCCCACCGCCCCGACTGGGACGGGATCATAGACTCTCTCTCTCGCACACCGTTCCCGGCTCAACGGCGCGTCGTGCACGCCTTGACCACGCTGCTGACGCAGCATGCGCCAGCCGGCGTCATCAACGCTGAAATGGGCACGGGAAAGACTCTTATGGGCATTCTCGTGGCCACGCTCCTCCATCACGCCGGTTTCCCGAGAACTTTAGTACTTGCACCGCCTCATTTGGTCTACAAATGGCGGCGGGAGATTCGTGCAACGGTACCGAACGCACAAGTCTGGATCCTCAACGGTCCAGACACGCTTCGGAAGCTGCTTCAGCTCAGGACCATGCGAGGTCGACCTGCTGCACCGCAGTTCTTCATCTTGGGCCGCGTTCGGATGCGGATGGGGTTCGATTGGCGCCCTGCCTTCGCAACACGGCCGGTCCTCTTCGACTCGGAACTCGGTCGCGTTTGCAGAAGTGCCGCTTGCTGCCCCCGATGCGGTCAGTTCGTGTGCGACGAGGATGGTGTACCGCTCACACCGACGCTGGCTACGGCGGCCTTGAACGAGCGGCGCACCGCGTGCAATTGCGGCGAGCGCCTTTGGACGCTCGTTCCGAAGCGTGCGACGCCCATGAGCTACCGGGACATGGTCAAAAATGCACTCGTTCAAATGCCCACGGTAGGCCCCCGCACTGCGGACGGCTTGCTTTCTCGCTTCGGCGAGGAAATGCTCGGCGACATGCTGCAGGACAACGTCTACGAGTTCATCAACTTGATGGACGATGAAGGCGACTTAGTCTTTTCAGATCGCCAGGCCAAGCGCATGGAACGGGCACTCGCCTATACCGAAGTGTCTTTCGGACAAGGCGGATTCCAACCGACTGAGTTCATCAAACGGTATCTTCCGCAAGGCTACTTTGGCTTGCTCATTGCAGACGAGGGCCACGAGTACAAGAACGAAGGTTCGGCTCAAGGCCAGGCGATGGGCGTGCTCGCGCGCAAGTGCTCAAAGGCGTTGGCATTGACCGGAACGCTGATGGGAGGCTACGCGGACGACCTATACCATCTCCTCTATCGCCTCCACCCGCGGATGATGATAGAGGACGGGTATAACTTCAACTCAAAGGGGTCGATGGCATCTGCGACGATGGCATTCATGCGTGAACACGGCGTCCTCATCGACATCCACAAGGAATCGAACTCGGGATCTCATCGAACGGCAAAGGGGGATAAGAGGACCATCTCCACCGTCAAAGGTCCGGGCTTTGGTCCGAAGGGGATCATGCGGTATGTGGTCCCATACACGGCGTTCTTGAAGCTGTCTCAGCTCGGTCAGGACGTGCTGCCGCCCTATCGCGAGAGCATGGTGGAAGTCGCTATGTCGCCCGACATGGAGGCGGCGTATCACTATCTGGAGCGCACGCTGGTTGACGAGTTGCGGCGGGCACTGCGTGCTGGTGACAAGTCGCTCATGGGAGTTGTTCTGAATGCACTTCTCGCTTGGCCAGAATGCTGCTTTCGGGCTGAGACGGTTCGGCATCCTCATACCAAGTCGCTGCTTGCTAGCCTTCCAGCGCTGTACGGCAACCAGGATGCGTCGCCTAAAGAGAACGCATTGCTGGAGCGCGTGCGACGGGAGACTGCAAAAGGCCGTCGTACGCTCGTTTACACGACGTACACGGGCACACGCGACACATCGGCCAGGCTAAAGGCACTCTTTGACCAGGCCGGCGTGCGCAGTGCCGTGCTTCGTTCCAGTGTGGCCGCGGAAAAGCGGGAGGACTGGGTAATGGAGCAAGTCGACCGAGGGATCGATGCGTTGATCTGCAACCCGGAGTTGGTCAAGACAGGCCTGGATATGTTGGAGTTTCCGACCATCTTGTTCATGCAGACCGGCTACAACGTCTACACACTGCAGCAGGCCGCAAGGCGTAGTTGGCGGATCGGGCAGACGCGAGACGTGGACGTGGATTTTCTTGGCTATCAGGGCACCGCCCAGATGCGCTGCCTGCAGCTCATGGCTCAGAAGATTGCAGTCTCTCAATCCACATCTGGCGATATGCCCGACTCAGGGCTCGATATCCTGAATCAGGGGGGTGACAGCATTGAAGTCGCCCTTGCGAAGCAGTTGGTTAACTGACTTCGGTGCTTTCTCTCAGGACAGGCTACCCCACACCCGGGGTGGCCTTTTTTTTGCAAGATGTAGCGCTACGCGCGCCGCCGCTCGCCAAGGACGTCCAGACACGCCCTTAGAACTCGCGCCGGCTCGATAGAGTTGATTTCGTCCGTTCCGTTGTCCGGAACCACATCCCGCGTGTACCTTCGCGCCCAGAACCATTCTGGATTCGGCTCATTGAAGATTCCGACATATGGAACGCACAGGCCTTGGGCGATATGCGACGGACCACAATCATTCGATACGACCAGGCGGGCATTGCGCATGAGCGCGGCGAGCTCTGCTGGCGGCCGACAGAACTCAATCTTGAAGTCGCTTCGGCCTAGGTATGCAATGTGCTCCCGCATTCTTCCTTCGTCGGGACCCAGAACGAAGGTGAACCCTGCAGATCCGGCGAAATGGTTTTGAAGAAGATCCGAGAGCGCCACGTAGTGGTCCAACGCCCATCGCTTGAAATCTCCGGCGCCACCGCCCGGTATGAAAACGATATCGGCCGGTGTGACCTTCCCGACGTGCGGCTTGGAGATCTCCAGAAATGCCTGACGCGCAGTTCGCTCAGGCTCATGCCCCTGATGCGTCGCGAGCAGGCGCAGATTTGCAAGCCCAATGTACTCATTGATGTCTTTTCGATGACTGTGGGTCCATACGCGATCGCCCAGCCGGCCATTCTCGAATCCCATGCGCAGCGCTGGCCGCCGAATAAGGTTAATCAGCGAGTAGCGCTCGCTAGAATGGTGAAGACTTAAGGAAGCGTGAGCTCGGCGTGGCAGCGCGCGCACTTGCGCCGCGAACGCATCCGCTTGGACGAACTCGTCCACCCACGGCAGGCTCGTGTAAAAGTGGCCAACTGCGTACCGGGACACTACACGGACGCGCTTTTCACGCCAAAATTTCTTCAGAAGGCTTAGCGCTGGAAAAGCTACGATTTGATCGCCGAACCTCGGCTGGCTCCTGACAAAAACCACAACATCAGACATAAACCGGACACCTAAACAAGTAGGCGGGGATTTATGGTCGTTTTCGGCACGACGCCGGCAATTTATCACGAGGCTGCACCGTGGCCCATAGGCTGTGCTGGCGCGAAGCGCTGCCAACAAAAAGCCCCCTTTCGGGGGCTGTTTGCAGCGAGCGCGCTTGTCGCGAGACGTCAGATCGCAGCGCTAGCGCCTGGGCTCGCCGCCGCGCGGATGCGCTCAACCTTCTGCAGCTCAGCGATGCCCGCGTCAAAAGCCGCGAGCAGTGTGCGCCGCGGCTTGCAGTCGTCGTAGCCGCGCACGACGATGGAACGCGCTTCGGTGAGCATCGCCAGGCGCTCCATGTCCGAATCGCCGCACACTGCGATCGGCCCTCCATAGTAGATATCGTCCAAGGCCCGCCCCTGCTCATCCCGGTGTTCCAATGGCCACCAATTGTCCAATTCGGAACGGGCAGCGCCCAGCTTCGAGTGGACTCGGCTGGAAAACCCGATGGCCGACAGGCCTCGCATTAGAGGGGCAAGTTGTAGATGTAGCTCAATTGGCATCGCTTTGGCCGGGCGCCAGCGCGACGGGATACCGGTTTGGCCACCATACGGCACCGCGCCGTTGTATTCGCCGTAAGACGGCCCCGGCCGCCGCCGGCGCGGCTTTGCATCCGCTTCGCGTTGAGGACTGACAAAATCGTCATTGCACCTGCCCGTCTCGTGTGGCCACGGGTGGGGCTCCACGACGGGGCGCAGATTGGCCAACGCGTCAGCAACACGCTGCAGCAGGGCGCCGTCCAGGCCAATCAGGAGAGGAATGCACTCGCCGGCGTAGTAGATGCCCTCCCACTTGGGCACCACCATTTTGCAGCCATTACTCTGCAGCCAGTGGGCGCGCTTGGCCTCCATGCGCTTGACCTCAGCCGCATACGGCTCGTCCAGGCACACATAGCTCCCGCTCACAGGGTCGAACCAGTCCGAGTTATGGTCTCTGCCGGGCATGCCGTTCAGCACGCTAGCGATGGCGTCGAACTTCTTGGTCGATACTGGTTGCAGGCCTGTCGCTTCCATGAAGCGCAAGCTGCGCTCCGCCTTCAGTAGAAGGTCCCGAGCCGCCTCTTGGTTGTCCACATTGGTCCGGTGTTCCAGATGATCGACGTATTCCATCCGGAAGCCGTAGAGCCCACGCGCGTGGCCGACGCGGTGCTTGGCCACGATTTCGGGCAATGGACGAGAGAGGTGCACACATAGCAGTTCTCGGCCATGCCTCAGCCCATTGGGCGTCTGATCGTCCTTGCGCGGACGCCGGGTGAACCAGTGCACGGAGATGTAGACGGGAAACCCGCGCGGTGCACTTGCGACGGGAAGCTGGCGCTTCGCGTGCACGAAGTTCTCGTAGCCAGCCTGGCGACTGGCAAGATTGAGAGCGTCTGTGTGGGTGATGTTTTGCTCGCGGCTAATTTTCTTGG
The sequence above is drawn from the Achromobacter xylosoxidans genome and encodes:
- a CDS encoding SNF2-related protein; translated protein: MNAIVDDEVVALEEAQLDETDHIPLPEFISKFGAGLLQAVRAQNPPIFDEAHRPDWDGIIDSLSRTPFPAQRRVVHALTTLLTQHAPAGVINAEMGTGKTLMGILVATLLHHAGFPRTLVLAPPHLVYKWRREIRATVPNAQVWILNGPDTLRKLLQLRTMRGRPAAPQFFILGRVRMRMGFDWRPAFATRPVLFDSELGRVCRSAACCPRCGQFVCDEDGVPLTPTLATAALNERRTACNCGERLWTLVPKRATPMSYRDMVKNALVQMPTVGPRTADGLLSRFGEEMLGDMLQDNVYEFINLMDDEGDLVFSDRQAKRMERALAYTEVSFGQGGFQPTEFIKRYLPQGYFGLLIADEGHEYKNEGSAQGQAMGVLARKCSKALALTGTLMGGYADDLYHLLYRLHPRMMIEDGYNFNSKGSMASATMAFMREHGVLIDIHKESNSGSHRTAKGDKRTISTVKGPGFGPKGIMRYVVPYTAFLKLSQLGQDVLPPYRESMVEVAMSPDMEAAYHYLERTLVDELRRALRAGDKSLMGVVLNALLAWPECCFRAETVRHPHTKSLLASLPALYGNQDASPKENALLERVRRETAKGRRTLVYTTYTGTRDTSARLKALFDQAGVRSAVLRSSVAAEKREDWVMEQVDRGIDALICNPELVKTGLDMLEFPTILFMQTGYNVYTLQQAARRSWRIGQTRDVDVDFLGYQGTAQMRCLQLMAQKIAVSQSTSGDMPDSGLDILNQGGDSIEVALAKQLVN
- a CDS encoding glycosyltransferase family 9 protein → MSDVVVFVRSQPRFGDQIVAFPALSLLKKFWREKRVRVVSRYAVGHFYTSLPWVDEFVQADAFAAQVRALPRRAHASLSLHHSSERYSLINLIRRPALRMGFENGRLGDRVWTHSHRKDINEYIGLANLRLLATHQGHEPERTARQAFLEISKPHVGKVTPADIVFIPGGGAGDFKRWALDHYVALSDLLQNHFAGSAGFTFVLGPDEGRMREHIAYLGRSDFKIEFCRPPAELAALMRNARLVVSNDCGPSHIAQGLCVPYVGIFNEPNPEWFWARRYTRDVVPDNGTDEINSIEPARVLRACLDVLGERRRA
- a CDS encoding DUF5623 domain-containing protein, giving the protein MNTASIKPLSVNGIKQLAKKISREQNITHTDALNLASRQAGYENFVHAKRQLPVASAPRGFPVYISVHWFTRRPRKDDQTPNGLRHGRELLCVHLSRPLPEIVAKHRVGHARGLYGFRMEYVDHLEHRTNVDNQEAARDLLLKAERSLRFMEATGLQPVSTKKFDAIASVLNGMPGRDHNSDWFDPVSGSYVCLDEPYAAEVKRMEAKRAHWLQSNGCKMVVPKWEGIYYAGECIPLLIGLDGALLQRVADALANLRPVVEPHPWPHETGRCNDDFVSPQREADAKPRRRRPGPSYGEYNGAVPYGGQTGIPSRWRPAKAMPIELHLQLAPLMRGLSAIGFSSRVHSKLGAARSELDNWWPLEHRDEQGRALDDIYYGGPIAVCGDSDMERLAMLTEARSIVVRGYDDCKPRRTLLAAFDAGIAELQKVERIRAAASPGASAAI